The Candidatus Omnitrophota bacterium nucleotide sequence CCGATCGGATCATTTCCGAGGAGGTGTATGGCGTTGTGGAAGAGGCGGAAGAAGTGTCCGAAGCGATGCGGTTGCCAGGATGAAGCCGCGAAGCGAAATCATCGCCAGCGGCGCCAGCGGGAATTTTGCTATATGAAAAAAAATCAACGCCCAGCCAGCTCACGATTTCCCGCAGCATTTTTTGTATTTTTTGCCGCTGCCGCAGGGACAGGGATCGTTGCGGCCGACCTTTTCTTTTGGTAAGCGATCGAATGCAACTGACTTTGGCTCAGACGCAACGGAGGGAGAGATTTTTCGCTGGAAATTTTGCATCCGTTCTTGTTTTCTTTGTTCGCGAATCTGCTCCAGGTTGGCAAGTTCGGGCAGTTCCATTCCCAGAACGGCGGCGACTACTCCCAATTGCTCCTCGAGCGTTGCGATCATCACGTCATATCCCTGGCGAATTTCCCGCCAGACGATTTCCATCCCGCGTTCCGATAACAAATCGCACAGAGAACCGCATAAAATGATGCGAATGGCGGGATCATTCTCCGATTCCAGCAGTTGAATGATGGTTTGCTCGGATTCTTCGCGCTTGAATCTCCCCAGAAAAGACGCGGTATAATTGCGAAAATTCCAACTCTGCCGGGCGAAAGTTTCACGGATCAGCCGAACCGCCAGCGGATTTGCAATTTTAATGAGAGCCTCGCTGGTTTGTTCCAGCATAAAATCCGTATCGATTTTGTATTTGTCTACCAGGATAGGAACGGCGGCTTGGAGTTTGCGCTCTCCCGCCAATAGGATAAGAAAAATTTCCAGCCATTCTCCTTCCACTTTCGAGGAACCCAGCCATTCGCAAATCCTCGCCTCATCCGGTTCGCTATGACGGGCCGCAGATTCGACCAAATCCTGCGCGTAAGTGAAATCCAAGTCATCGCAATCGTCTTCCCGTATCCGAGCGGAAAACTCCACGAGTTTTTCCCACAATTCGCGTATAGATTTTTGCGCGAAATTTTTTCGGCGGCGGAGACGTTCTTGCGTGCCGCTGGACACGGACTGAGTATGGAGAAATCGGACGCGAGTTCGAGCGGAATGCGCGCGAGAATATTATTCAAGCGACAGACGATATTTTCGTCCGTTGCTTGATTTAGTTTTTCGAATACGATCGGCAGCGATTTCGCCGTGACGGCAAAACGATCGGCGTAAGAGAGCAGATATTCATTTTTTGCGCCGGGGTATCTCTCGCAGGCTTGCAAAATCAGAGGAATCAAATCTTCATCCTGCGACCAGCAACCGGAAAAATACCGGACGGCTTCCCGGCGAACGGTTTCATTTTCGTGCAAGAGAAATGGTTTGAGTTGGTCTGGAGTTCGCATCCAAGAGTCTTCCTGTT carries:
- a CDS encoding SEC-C metal-binding domain-containing protein, whose translation is MEFSARIREDDCDDLDFTYAQDLVESAARHSEPDEARICEWLGSSKVEGEWLEIFLILLAGERKLQAAVPILVDKYKIDTDFMLEQTSEALIKIANPLAVRLIRETFARQSWNFRNYTASFLGRFKREESEQTIIQLLESENDPAIRIILCGSLCDLLSERGMEIVWREIRQGYDVMIATLEEQLGVVAAVLGMELPELANLEQIREQRKQERMQNFQRKISPSVASEPKSVAFDRLPKEKVGRNDPCPCGSGKKYKKCCGKS